A section of the Sedimentisphaera cyanobacteriorum genome encodes:
- a CDS encoding AEC family transporter: MDSEALQHILNIISPIFIMIGLGAALKAWNFITDDLAEGLNKLVFWVGIPVFLFYKIAAAEKSFADIINLYYVVMIGVAASVVTALVVAFLLKLDKPSKGAFLQGAFRGNILFIGLPLAVFTFADQGSGKIAEIEELVLLSISLLTPSFNLIAIFLVVSTTAKIDIAFPAKVLKRMIKNPIIISVLCGLAYAQLFDSIPLPVERSCRIIGQMTLPLAILSIGANIVASRGASDFNIAFLASVIKVVIGPAAGFAAIYFLFDMQYEQQVIAMLFLACPTAVSSFVIAEQLGANKNLAAAIIVVSSILAAGSTAGVLYLLQ, translated from the coding sequence ATGGACTCAGAAGCCCTGCAGCATATACTGAATATTATATCGCCCATTTTTATAATGATAGGGCTTGGAGCGGCTCTAAAGGCTTGGAACTTTATCACAGACGACCTTGCAGAAGGGCTCAACAAGCTCGTATTCTGGGTGGGCATACCGGTATTCCTTTTCTACAAGATTGCCGCTGCCGAGAAGAGCTTCGCAGATATAATAAACCTCTATTACGTGGTGATGATTGGGGTGGCAGCGTCTGTGGTAACAGCATTAGTTGTTGCGTTTCTGCTGAAGTTGGACAAACCCAGCAAAGGTGCATTCCTGCAGGGGGCATTCAGGGGCAACATACTGTTTATCGGTCTTCCTCTGGCCGTTTTTACGTTTGCCGATCAGGGCTCAGGCAAGATTGCTGAGATCGAGGAGCTTGTGCTTCTGTCTATATCCCTTCTCACGCCCAGCTTCAATCTGATTGCAATATTTCTCGTGGTTTCAACGACAGCCAAGATAGACATCGCCTTCCCCGCGAAGGTGCTCAAGCGTATGATAAAGAATCCGATTATTATATCTGTGCTTTGCGGGCTTGCCTATGCGCAGCTGTTCGATTCGATACCCCTGCCTGTGGAGCGGAGCTGCCGGATAATCGGACAGATGACCCTGCCGCTTGCCATACTCTCGATAGGTGCGAATATCGTGGCCTCGAGGGGGGCGTCGGATTTCAATATCGCATTCCTTGCTTCTGTTATAAAGGTGGTAATCGGGCCGGCCGCAGGCTTCGCTGCGATATACTTCCTGTTCGATATGCAGTATGAACAGCAGGTGATAGCAATGCTGTTTTTGGCCTGCCCCACGGCAGTGAGCTCTTTTGTGATTGCTGAACAGCTCGGGGCGAATAAGAACCTTGCCGCTGCGATTATTGTGGTTTCCAGCATACTCGCTGCCGGGTCAACCGCCGGCGTGCTGTATCTGCTGCAGTAG
- a CDS encoding PEP-CTERM sorting domain-containing protein has protein sequence MRSMLLAVCGLAVALVCSYSYSAYEQIDLDQFDNGQELTDQLSGITFSADNTGGGPDSVAIFDTTLTGTADPDLEGPPNTDWEGGNLSDLQTSVGNIIIIQENTDGYDPGNGDTIFDNPDDEGGGGSIFIDYGSTLMKGFKFAFADSEEYSSGDSVCVGISFYRDSFSDNDLVAEVPLANYLEQGNYFKDTYNSDNSIEFEDHYANEFEITSGDLEDAFTGVADGTFNKIKICLDNSSGGFGMLEYERVPEPVTFALLGSGLVMIGRKKRSE, from the coding sequence ATGAGAAGTATGTTGTTAGCAGTCTGCGGTTTGGCAGTTGCATTGGTATGTTCGTATTCCTATTCTGCTTATGAGCAGATAGATCTTGATCAGTTTGATAACGGTCAAGAGCTTACAGATCAGCTTTCTGGAATCACCTTTTCCGCTGACAATACTGGCGGCGGGCCTGATTCTGTGGCAATTTTTGATACTACTCTCACAGGCACGGCCGACCCCGATCTGGAAGGCCCTCCTAATACAGACTGGGAAGGCGGAAATCTATCTGATCTTCAAACATCAGTGGGGAATATCATAATCATTCAGGAAAACACTGATGGATACGACCCCGGCAATGGAGATACTATTTTTGACAACCCAGACGATGAAGGCGGAGGCGGCTCTATTTTTATCGACTACGGAAGCACTCTGATGAAAGGTTTCAAATTTGCCTTCGCAGATTCCGAAGAATACAGCTCTGGCGACAGCGTGTGTGTAGGAATTTCCTTCTACAGGGATTCCTTTTCAGATAACGATCTTGTTGCAGAGGTGCCTTTGGCAAACTATCTTGAACAGGGCAACTACTTCAAAGATACGTACAACTCCGATAATTCAATCGAATTTGAAGATCATTATGCCAATGAATTCGAAATAACCAGCGGAGACCTTGAGGATGCTTTTACAGGTGTTGCAGACGGGACATTCAACAAGATTAAAATCTGCCTCGACAATTCATCTGGCGGGTTCGGTATGCTCGAATATGAGCGGGTACCGGAACCAGTAACGTTTGCCCTTCTCGGAAGCGGACTGGTTATGATTGGCAGAAAAAAACGCTCTGAATAA